Genomic segment of Microcoleus sp. bin38.metabat.b11b12b14.051:
AAAAAATCCACCACACAGCTAGAATAGGTGAAAAATCTATCAGATGTTTATTAGACCTTTTGCAAAAATACCTGGGACGGGCAAGATGCCCATCCCACAAAAATTTTTTCTCTTGTGGGATGGGCATCTTGCACGTCCGAAAATTTGATTAAAAGGATTTTTGCAAGAGGTCTATTGTACAGTCCTGGACGAAAAAAACGTATTTCTGTCACTGCGAGGCTGAGGTAGAAATCTCAAAGCTTTGCTACACCTGGAATATTCCTCTGTACTGGCGAGATCCTATTAGCAACTATACAAAATAACCAGCCATTTGTTAAGAAATTTAATATTTTTCGCTGCGGGCGATCGACTTATGATACATTTCTGAAACCTGAAAGCGGGAAAGTCCGGTGCAATTCCGGCGCTGTGCCGCAACTGTGAAAGTCAGAATGCCGATTTCAGGGCGCTTTTGGCACGTTTACCAGAAAAAATTGGTTTAAAGCCTCTCTTTTGTAGGGAGAAATTAAAATCAGATTATTGATGACTCCAATCGTCTCCCTGACCTGGAGAGGTCGCACTCATCTGTCAACTGTCAACTGTCAACTGTCAACTAAATTGTAAGTTCCCTGCGTCGCACGGGGAAGGAGATTATTTGTTAGCTTTGACTGATTTACCGACTTGTCCGGGCTTATTTTACGGTTCCCAAGCCCGAGACGGAGTTTTATCGAGGATGCGGATTCCGGGGGGAATTTTAAATGTACAGCAGTGTTGGTCGATCGCCAATTTGATCGATCGCTACAGTACCGGCTCTTTGCAAGTCACAAATCGGGCAAATTTGCAAATCCGAGAATTGCACTCAGAAATTCCCCCGTCGGTTTGGCGCGAGTTACAGGAATTGGGATTAGCATCTCGCCGCGTTGAAGTTGACCCAATTCGCAATATAATGGCAAGCCCAACAGCAGGAATCGATCGCCAACAGTTAGTTGATACTCGCCCGCTGGTTGCAGCTTGGGATGATTATTTGCAAACTCATCCCGAATTATCGGAACTTTCCGCTAAATTCAGTATTGGCTTTGACGGCGGCGAAACAGTTTCGATCCGCAATCTACGGAACGATATCTTATTAGTAGCAGAAAGAATCTCGACCAAATCCGAAATAGTTTTTCGGCTGTACTTGAACGGCGATACAGGAATTATCATCGAAGAATCGCAATGTATTGCAGTATTAGCAGCCCTAACTAACGTATATCTTGAATATACCAAATATCAGCCTCGAATTAATGGCAAAAAACCGCGCTTACGTCATCTACTCGCTGATTGGGACGCTGAAATTTACCTAGAAAAAGTAGAGCAAAACTTACCGTTTGCATTCCGGCGAAGGTCGATCGATCTTTCAGAAAGAGACATCTCCCAAAACTCTTGTGGGGTAGGCATCTTGCCTGCCCCTGAGAGGCTTTTGACCGCACATTCAAGAGCGATCGCACGCAACAGCAATCTAGGCATTCACCCCCAACGACAGTCCGATTTCTCCTACATCGGCATTGCACTGCCTCTCGGTAGGCTAGAATCAAAGCAACTGCGAAATTTAGCAAATTTAGCCCAAAATCTAGCCAGCAGCACCCTGAGACTAACGCCGTGGCAAAATCTGGTGATTTCCGACATCCCCAACCCCCAGGTTTCTGAAGTCAAACAGCAAATCGCCGAATTAGGATTGCACTCATCCGCAACTCGCCTAGATTCTTGCTTAATTGCGTGTGCCGGTAGCAGTGGCTGCGCGTCATCCGCGACAGATACTCAAAGTGACGCCCTAGCAATGGTAAGGGATTTAGCCCAAAAACTGACGATCGACCGATCGATCAATATCCATTTCAGCGGCTGCGAAAAGTCCTGCGCCCAACACCAGCCGATTGACATCACCCTAGTAGGAACTCAGATTCAACGAGAAAACCAGACGATCGCAGCTTACAACATTTATGCAGGTAAAAAAGACTTACCCTTTGGACGGCAAATCTTCCCAGCTATCAGTGTACCTGAGATGCCCAGGGCGATCGAGCGAATGTTGCGAGTGTACCAGCAAATGCGAGAACCGGGTGACTCATTCAGTGAATTTTGCGATCGATGGGCGATCGCAAAATTGCAAGAATTTCTTATTCCCAAAAATCAGAATTAAAAAAATATATCCCATTAAAACAGACAAATTGTAATAAATTCCCCTTCTCTTTCTTCCTTCGCGCCTTCGCGATTCATTAAAAAAGCTATTCCACAAATCAAACAAACCACCCATAGCAGTTTCAAATAAAGTTAAGTACAGTCTTTTAATTCCCAATTTCCAATGCCCAATGCCCAATGCCCAATGCCCTGTTTGGCCAATGCCCAATGCCCCACCCTTCGACTTCGCTCAGGGCGAGATGCCCCATGCCCAATGCCCAATGCCCAATGCCCAATGCCCCATGCCCAATTATTTAAATGATTGACTACATCCGAGACGGAACAGAAATATACCAAAAATCCTTCGCCACAATCCGCGCCGAAGCAGACTTGTCAAACCTACCACCAGACTTAGAAACAGTCGCAGTACGACTAATTCACAGTTGCGGAAT
This window contains:
- the cobG gene encoding precorrin-3B synthase, encoding MLALTDLPTCPGLFYGSQARDGVLSRMRIPGGILNVQQCWSIANLIDRYSTGSLQVTNRANLQIRELHSEIPPSVWRELQELGLASRRVEVDPIRNIMASPTAGIDRQQLVDTRPLVAAWDDYLQTHPELSELSAKFSIGFDGGETVSIRNLRNDILLVAERISTKSEIVFRLYLNGDTGIIIEESQCIAVLAALTNVYLEYTKYQPRINGKKPRLRHLLADWDAEIYLEKVEQNLPFAFRRRSIDLSERDISQNSCGVGILPAPERLLTAHSRAIARNSNLGIHPQRQSDFSYIGIALPLGRLESKQLRNLANLAQNLASSTLRLTPWQNLVISDIPNPQVSEVKQQIAELGLHSSATRLDSCLIACAGSSGCASSATDTQSDALAMVRDLAQKLTIDRSINIHFSGCEKSCAQHQPIDITLVGTQIQRENQTIAAYNIYAGKKDLPFGRQIFPAISVPEMPRAIERMLRVYQQMREPGDSFSEFCDRWAIAKLQEFLIPKNQN